The following DNA comes from Brassica oleracea var. oleracea cultivar TO1000 chromosome C5, BOL, whole genome shotgun sequence.
TTATCATAATAAAGTAATAAACCGATCGATACCATTTAACTATAATGTACTCATGTAAATACTTATTATGCAAATACAATCTTAATTCTTAACAACTTCGATTGCATTCAAAACACAAGAGAAGTTGGATCAAATCGCTAATTTATTTTATTTTGTTTCTCTAGTATTCAGATTGACGCTAAATAGTTTTCTTGTAATTACTATATATATTATGCTTCAAACGCTGATCACACTCTATACTAAAAATATATAAGTATAAACATTACGCGCTTAGTTACGATTAAGGCCACTTAAATCCATATGGCACCAGCTCTTCTGAGCAACGCACCTAGCTGGTTCCTGACTTGAAGAGACATAAGCTGATTTGCACCACCTGTGAGCTGTTGCCCTATAAAAACAGTTGGCACGGTGGGTTTGCATCCAAGCTCGACCAGTGCTCGTTCGATCTCTGGTCCATTAGACATCTCATCTAGTTCGTATACCGTTGGATTCGCACCGTAGCCAGATATTAGCAACTTGATAGTGTGGCTCATACAGCATGAAGTTTTGCTGAATATCACCACTGGCTTGTCTTCTAGCAAATTTGAGATCTTCTCCATTGATGCTATATGAATGTTTGTGTGCGTTTAAGTGTACTAATGTAAGCAGATTTCTGTGTATTGGTGTAAGTAATGGGGAGATATGGTTTGAGTATGGTAAGGAAAGTCATTGGTATATATATATAGATGATCTTTATTTCCGGGAAGCCCTTTTATTTTACTTAATATGCTCGTTGAAACCCTACATTGTTTTCAACTAATGCTTTATACTTCTGATTTTGTTCAGAATGATACCTAATCTAACCTTCATATTCTCCACATCAACACAACGTATCCATCCAGATGATATGAGATCAAATTCAAATTACCATCTATAGTAAAAAAAAAAGAATCAGATTGAAGCCAAATATGTATAGTTCTGTGACTATATATGTTAATTCTTAATTGTTATAGAAGTTGGTTTCAATCTTCTTACAAAGATATATTTCTGAAAGATTTAAAGCACAATATTCATGTTTATATGTGAATGACTTAGCATTATTCAAAAGTTTATCTTCGGCTGATACAGTTTGATTTTGTTTGTCTTCACTATCACACTATATGATAAAACACATGGCGTTGTAAATGAAACATTATGGTTTATAGGAAGCTTTCCGATTTCTTGGACTATAATGCAAAAACATATTATTGAAATGACAGAACGATGGAAAAAGTTGAAGAACATTGGAGAGCTATTCCGAAAAAGAACCACAATCAACAAATATCCTATCTCGTTTTCGATTTTCGAGAAATTTTTAATAGGGCAAATGTCCAAAATAACATCTTTCTAAGTTTATGTTACAAAAATAGCTCTCAAAAACTAAATTGACCAAAATAGCATTTTATCTTTTGAAAAATTTAAATTTTTTCTATTTTTCAAAATTTGAAATCTTATCCCAAAACCCCACTCCCCAACTCTAAACCCTAAAACCTAAACTCTAAATCCTAAACCCTAAACTCTAAGCCCTAAACCATAAATCCTAAACCCCACCCCTTAACTCTAAACCCTAACCCTAAATCCTAAATCCTAAACCCTAAACCCTAACCCCCACCCCTAAACCCTAAATCCTAAATCCTAAACCCTAAACCCTAAACTCTAAACCCTAAATCCTAAACCCAACCCCTTAACTATAAACCTTAATGTCTAAATTAATTTACCATTGGGGTATAAGTGTATATTTATCTCTTTAACCTAAACTCTAAACCCTTAACTCTAAACCCTAAACCCTAAACCCTAAACTCTAAACCCTAACCCTAAATCCTAAATCCTAAACCCAACCCCTTAACTATAAACCTTAATGTCTAAATTAATTTACCATTGGGGTATAAGTGTATATTTATCTCTTTTGATAAAACATTAAATGTTATTTTGATCATTTTTATTCTTAGAGACTGTATTTGTAACAAAAACTTTTTTATTGCTATCCTAGTCATTTTTTCTTTTTAATAATTATTAAAAGAAAGAATCTCAAATACATTATCAATGGAATTATACTAGCAAAACAGGAAAGAGCCAGTGTTGTTTACGCCGTACATGATGGAGAAGATCACGAGAAGAAGATGCTGCCTCTGTACGTTCGGATTATTCGATCGAACAAGAAAGGAGAACTAATCAATAATATAACAGTATATGATTACTAAATACTCATCGACGTTTTTGCCCTAGCTCCTAAGCTTGACTACTACTACATACATTAATATTCATACGATATTATACGTATTAGGATTAAGTTAATGTTGATGTCGGACATACATAGCATTAATCAATTATTTTTCCTTCATTGCACGTATTTTCATTTAGTTTTGCGTAATCAACTATTTCACAGTTTCACCGTTCCACTATATGAATCACAAGATACACAACTTATTTTCTTTTGCGTATTATAAAAGGAAAATGATTCATATGCTTGCTTCAAGTTGCGTGTCACAAATCGTCGTCCCCCGTGTCACATATCTTGACATGTGGTGAAAAAAAAAAGTTATTTTAATATTCTACATTTCACATGATCACATCTCCATATGAACTTTGCCCTAATAATGGTTTGGTTCATCACTACGTATCTGTATTTTAAATTATTAGACTTTGTACGATAATCTAACGTACGAGGACTTCAAATTGCCTACTTATTATACTTTCAGTAATGAAAACGATCTAAATCGAGATTAATTTTTTTCCTCTTCCAATAATCAAATATATTTTTGTTTTCATTCATCAACAGAAATATGCCGAAAGAGAAACTGAAAATAGCTAGCCCCCACAGATAGACTATCATTGGATGATACAAACTACAAAGATATAACACGTATATTACCAAGAACATATTCGATATGGAAGAAGAGATTAGACATGGACCCAACTTGCTTCTCATGTTCTCATAGATTTTCTGAAATGTAAGTATGTTTTAATTTATTCCAATACTAAAATATGTGTGAAATAATATCCAAGGAAATTATGCGTATATGCGGAGAAATGAAAAGCAATGGTATGCTGTTTAATATTCCACCAAGGCAAGAACAAGATAAGCCACATATCTCTCACACATTGAAAGAGATTACACGTTTATTCTTCTTTGAATTTGATGCTTTTGCATGCATGTAAAAAAAAAAAAGTTTTCTTGCCTTGTTCATAATCGTATATATTTCAAGATCCTTAAAGTAAATTGGCTCCATGGAAATCCGAAGGGCCGTTTATATGTGAGGGTCACACGTACATGTTGATTTAGCCAATTATATTTCCTTCGGGGTATACTTATGTTTAATGGTTGAAGCTCTATCATAGATTCTTGATATATAAATTTATGTATAAAACTATAGAGTATATAATAATAGTCAGCGGAAAATCTAATATAGATGACCGGAAGGTTGTGGTTAAGTGGTAAGGCGAATGAATTAGGATGTTACCACATTTCAGGTTCGATCCACCTGTCATGCAAAACTAAGTCACATTTTCCTGGTCACACTCTACACGGATATGGACTATTGCATTTCGGTCCATTTGAATACCCGAGAGATGGTCTATCCATGAGTACCTCCCACTCGGAGATTAGGTCTGTGTCTTTAATAGACATGGGTTTAACCCTTTTACTTTCTCAAAAAAAAAAAAATCTAATATAGGTTAGCAACGTAGCTGAAGGCAAACAAAAATTAAGTTATTAAAAATTCATTGCAGAATGAACATTACAACAAACGTTGCAGTTTTCTGTAAAAAAAAAAAATTCTAAAAATACTATTATCAATACCACCTATCCTTCTTTTTCAAAAACTATTATCATTTTAGCTTGCAGAGATATATATAATTCACTTTACATTTGCATTGGTTACTAAATTCACTTTTCAATTTTTCCTCACGTAAATTATACCATAAGCCGATCGAGTCATGTGAAAAAGAAGGCAGTTTAGCCGATGATGTTGACATCTAATGCACATCTAAGTTTCGAGTGTTAGATTCTACAAGTAAATAGTTGCCTTTTGTTGCGTTTATGATTGAGATGGATGTATATGATACTAAAGTGTCGTCATGTAAAGCACCTGATGACCATATTTATATTGTATCTATAACTATTACTTGCTTATACATATGTATTCATTAGTGTCCATCTATACTAGAGAGCATTTCAAAGTAATGATATAAAGTCCCCTATATAACAAAAGAAAAAGAGGGAAAATGCATTGGAAAAGTCTCTAATAGCTGAAACTGTAAATTTATACCTGACATCATGAAATCTACGATTATTATAAGTTTTATTATTCTAAACCAACACAACCAAAATCACATCATAAATTAACAATTTACATTAGGTAAGAAATAGAGAGGCCTCTTAGTTTCATAATTGGGTCTAGGATATAGGCCCATTGATCTTTTAGCTGACCCAGTTAGGTGCGGGCGCGTGACGTGGCATTTTAATAAAAATATTATTTTTCATCCAGCAATACAAAAAGAACTGTACTACTGTATTCATCTTCCTCGAGAGCAGAGCACCGCTTAGCTCGATTTTCATATTCTTGTTCGTAAATTTATCTTCTTCTGTAGCTAATTTTGACTGAAAAGTTTTAGTCTTTCACCCCCCTCATCGGATGGAGGTTTCTTCTTTCTCCACTGTACCCAGTTTTTGCTACTCATCCTCTGTTCCAGGTTCCTTCTCCATATGGCTTACTCCTCTGCTATTTGAAAGACTCATTTTTTTTTTTAGTTTTTAATTTTCCCGATTCATTCTGCAGAATCGTGTCGATTTAGAGGAGTCAAAGTTCGATTATGGGACCAATCTCTTGTCCCCGTTCGATTGAGCATACCAAGAAGAACACCTCGTGATTTGGTAGGTTTTAGATTCATGTTAGACTCTCTTTGGTTTCGCTTAAATCTTGTAATCGACCGATTGTTTCAGGTTTCGTGTTGTCAGAAGAGAGATGTCACTGTCGTTGATGGAAGGTAACAGCTGATTTTCTGAACTGCTGTTGTGTATGTAATTAAAAGGAGATTTTGCTGCTCCTCATTAAGAGCCAAGATGTGGATGCTCATGATAGTGTCATTCTTTTTTTTTTTTTTTTTTTTTTTTAATTTACTTTTTCAATATTTAAAATAATACCAACATTTTTAACTGCCAATATCTCTACAGCCATGAGTCTTAAACGAAAACCCTTACCAAAGATTGACTAATCTTATAACTATTTTTCTCAAAGATTTTCTCCACTCTTTATTATTTGCCATTACTTTCATCTCATGTAGAACCGGAAAGGAAAAAAAAAAGAAAAAGTTGTAACTGCCTAATATTTTTGTCAATTTTTTTTTTTTTTTTTTTTTTTTTTTTTTTGTCAATTCTTGTTTGGAAGCTGTATGGATGAGATATATGATAAGTTGGCGGAACGTCTTGTCCCTACATCAGCTGCAATGTTTAGCCCCAATGTTAAGTAAGTTCTCTCTACACTCTTAGAAATGTTCTTTTTAGATAAACTCTTATTAATCGTTGTGTGTTGTCTCACGTAGACGTTTGGTCGGTCTGGCTGGTCCTCCTGGTGCGGGTAAAAGCACGTTAGCATATGAAGTTGTGAGTCGTATAAATAGCTTATGGCCTCAGAAAGCTGCTTCTTTTGACGCTGAGGTTATGCCGCCTGATGTCGCTACAGTGCTTCCCATGGATGGGTTCCACTTGTATCGTTCCCAGCTTGATGCCATGGAGGTTGAAGCTTTATTTTTGTTTTTAACAGCTCGAACTTTTTTATAAACAATTTTTTTTTGTTTTTTCCACTGTAGGATCCTAAAGAAGCTCACGCGAGAAGAGGAGGTGAGATCTGTTTTATCTTATACGTTAGATTTCAAAAGGTTATATTTATAATCCTTTGATCCAATTAAACAACCAGCTCCTTGGACTTTTAATCCTG
Coding sequences within:
- the LOC106293758 gene encoding monothiol glutaredoxin-S1, which produces MEKISNLLEDKPVVIFSKTSCCMSHTIKLLISGYGANPTVYELDEMSNGPEIERALVELGCKPTVPTVFIGQQLTGGANQLMSLQVRNQLGALLRRAGAIWI
- the LOC106295843 gene encoding putative uridine kinase C227.14 isoform X2, whose amino-acid sequence is MEVSSFSTVPSFCYSSSVPESCRFRGVKVRLWDQSLVPVRLSIPRRTPRDLVSCCQKRDVTVVDGSCMDEIYDKLAERLVPTSAAMFSPNVKRLVGLAGPPGAGKSTLAYEVVSRINSLWPQKAASFDAEVMPPDVATVLPMDGFHLYRSQLDAMEDPKEAHARRGAPWTFNPALLLNCLKKLRNEGSVYVPSFDHGVGDPVEDDIFVSLQHKVVIVEGNYLLLEEGTWKDISDMFDEKWFIDVNLDTAMQRVEARHISTGKPPDVAKWRVDYNDRPNAELIVKSKTNADVLIRSVSF
- the LOC106295843 gene encoding putative uridine kinase C227.14 isoform X1, which codes for MEVSSFSTVPSFCYSSSVPESCRFRGVKVRLWDQSLVPVRLSIPRRTPRDLVGFRFMLDSLWFRLNLVIDRLFQVSCCQKRDVTVVDGSCMDEIYDKLAERLVPTSAAMFSPNVKRLVGLAGPPGAGKSTLAYEVVSRINSLWPQKAASFDAEVMPPDVATVLPMDGFHLYRSQLDAMEDPKEAHARRGAPWTFNPALLLNCLKKLRNEGSVYVPSFDHGVGDPVEDDIFVSLQHKVVIVEGNYLLLEEGTWKDISDMFDEKWFIDVNLDTAMQRVEARHISTGKPPDVAKWRVDYNDRPNAELIVKSKTNADVLIRSVSF